The Fervidicoccus fontis Kam940 DNA window GCTGTAGGGATGGCAAATACGTACTATGGTGCTTATACGAATAGAGAAGGAGGTCCAATTACAATACTGAGCGCTATTGTTGGAAAAATTTATGAAGCTGGTTTGCATTTAAAGGAGAACAGGGTTCCAACGGTCGAAATTATCATAGATGGAGAGATAGATCTAACAGATCCTTCTATTAGTGGGGCTTTAGGAATTATTGTAGGAGAAAAAATAAAGAGCGGTATTCCTTTGTTTAAGAGAAATAGACTGACTAGTTTTGAAGCTATAAAATCTTATACTGCGGCGGTTGGTGCGAATGGAGATATAGCTATGAGCGTAATAGATGGGATTACACCAGAATATAAGGATCTCATTAAAAAGGCTGGAGAATTGGAGAAGGTACACATAGATGCAAATGAATTAAAAGAGATTGTTAAGGACAGTATTGATTATATACCTGATGTTGTTTTAATGGGTTGCCCTCACGCAGATCTTGAAGAAATTCTGAATTTTTCTATACAGATAAAGGACTGTAAAAAAATCAATGTACCAGTGATCATATCGACATCAAGATATGTTTCAAATAAGTTAAACGAGATGGGGCTACTCCAGCAACTTGAAGAAAAAGGAGTTATTTTTATCAAAGATACATGCCCGGTCGTATCTCCTTTTGTTAGTTTGAAGTTTAAAAATATAGTAACGGTAAGTGGAAAGAGCTTATTCTATCTTCCAAGAATGCATGATGTCAAAGTAGCAATTGTGCCTTTCAATAAAGTGGGTGAAGTAGTATGCAGGAAAAAGTGAGAATAAGAGTTAAAATTCTAAACGAGGGAGACGCTGAAGGAGAAATAGTTGCATATAACTTTCCGATATCTTTTTTAGGGGAAGTAAACGCGAAAAATGGAGAGATAATTTTTAAAGACAAGAAAATAAGCATTAAAGACAAAATCTTGATATTTCCGAATACAAGGGGAAGCACAGTTGGGAGCTATGTTATTTATGCTCTAAAGTATTACAACAACGCACCTAAAGCAATTATAGTTGAAAAAGCTGAGCCTATACTTATTGCAGGATGCGTATTGTCAGGTATACCTTTGGCTGAGGATTTAGAGGGAAACTTACTAAAAGAAGCAAAAAAGTATAGCAAGGCTAAGCTAGATAGTAAGGAAGGCATTTTATTTTTATACTAATTTTATTAATTTTTGTTTTTTTTAAATTTTTTATGTAATAAAAAAAAATAAATACCAGTTGGTGTGAATTTTTTAAGTAGAAGTGTTACCAGGTGTTAAATCTTGCATATACCTGACGGATATCTGACTGAAAGTGTATGGATAACATGTTATGTAATATCTCTTCCAATAATTATTTTTTCTTATATAAGATTGAGATCTAAGCTAAAAAAAGAAGAGCTTTCTACGTCTTTTTTTGCTGTTATTACCGCTGCGGTTTTTGCTCTTCAAATGGTTAATTATCCTTTAGGACCTGGGGGTACTACTGCACACCTTATAGGAACCCCCCTTCTTTCTATAATCTTCGGACCTGAAGCTGGGATAGTTGGTCTCTCAATTGTCCTCTTAATTCAAGCATTATTATTTGGAGATGGTGGTATAACTACTTATGGAGCTAATACGCTCAATATGGCAGTTACCGCATCGGTAGTTTCATTTTTTTCGTATGTCCTTCTAAGAAAGTTATATAAAAACGAGAAAGGAAGAATAGTAGCAGGCGCTATTTCGGGTTGGCTGGGAATAGTTTCTGCCGCATTTATGTGCGGCTTGGAACTTGGACTGTCTAAGAGCACTTTTGGCTATGGTCTCTCTGTGACTATACCTGTAATGGTGATTTCTCATGCCATATTAGGAATAGTTGAGGGGCTTGTGACGGGTTTTGCGATATATGCTATAGGTAAGTATAGACCCGATCTTCTAAAGAGGTGATACATATGAAAAAAAGCACAATAATAATTCTTCTCATATCAATAATAGCAATATTTTTAGGATCAACAATATTTTCTTATTCTTATGAACCTCTTGACAAAGTAGCAGAGGAATTGAACCTCACTTCAAAAAGCATCATACAATCACCATTTCCTGAATATACAGTTCCAGGAATATCCGAATGGATCGGAGGCATTATATCGGGCATAGTTGGAATGGCAATGATATTTCTTATTCTAATGGTATTATTGAAGCTAGGTAAGTGAAATATGGAAGCACTAAAGAAATTAAGCGAGTTTATTGAAAAAAGTTATTTGGCGGATTATCACAAAATAAATAGATTTTTTAGCGAAGCAGATGCTGCTCTTATTTCTCTAGTGACACCAATTCTTGTTGTATTGTCCAAAGACATAAGATTTTCACTTGTTATAATCTTTTCTTCTTTTCTTGTAGCCTTTTTAATGAAAGAAAGCTTATTGAGGCAACTAAAAAATACGCTGTTTTTCATTCCACTATTTTCTTTAGCAGTTGCAGTGCCTAGGTATTTTATTGATCCTTCTTTTGGGATATACGGATTACTTGAGTTCTTTTTTAAAGTATGGGCTGCTCTTTCGTTTCCAACTCTTATGGCGAGATGTTATGGGGTAGAAAGATTGGCATCTGGGTTTGCATCAATTGGCATCCCCTCAGGGTTTTCATCTCTTTTAGCTTTAACTTCAATTGATGCATTAATATCTACAAGAATGTTATGGAATTCCGTCTTAATGTTACGGTCAAGAGGAGGGTTGAAAGTTTCTCTAAAAGAAATTGGATATTTTGTCGGATTTCAATTCTTAAGAAGCTTTGAAAGAGGCGAGAGAATCAATTTGGCGTATTTATCAAGAGGAGGAATGGAAATTTCTCTCAGACGTAGTTCTTTAAGTATTAAGATTGTTCCTTTTATGTTAACAATTTTTATTCTTTTCATTATTTGCACCAAAATTTAAGAGGTAGTAAAAAGTGAATTTAATTGCAAAGCTTTTAAATGTAAGCTATGCTTATCCTGATGGAACCAAAGCTGTAAAAAATGTCAGCTTGGAATTAAGGAGAGGGAATGTAATATGCATAACAGGTCCCAACGGTTCAGGTAAAAGTACACTGTTGATGATACTTGCGGCATTGATCTTCCCGCAAGAAGGAGAAGTCTACTTATTTGGAAAAAAAATAGACAAGAAAAACGCATCTGAAGTTAGGAAAAAAATAGGTTTTTTATTTCAAAATCCAGATGATATGTTGTTTAATCCCAGCGTGATTGAGGAAATTTCATTTGGGTTGATTGCGAAAGGGGTAAATAGAGAAATTTCTAACAACTTAGCTTTGGAAGAAATGAAAAAGCTTAAAATAGAAAATCTTGCTTATAAAGTTCCTCATAGGTTAAGTTTTGGACAAAGAAGGCTCGTTTCGCTTGCATCTATATTGGTGACAGATCCTTCCTTATTATTATTAGATGAGCCTACAAGCAACCTTGATGAAAAAAATAGAGAGCTTATTATAGAAAGGTTAATGGAGTTTTTTGGAAATAGAAAAGATGATTGGGGTGCAGCAATAGCAACTCATGACAATGAACTTATTTACATTTGTAATGAATTTTTCTACATGTCTGAAGGAGAATTATCTCGCATATAGCTATAAAAATAAGTGAAGCCGAGAATAAGAACAGCAAGTCTTGACATTTATGGCGGAGTAAACTTTTTATTTTGATGAATTTCTGGCATTCCTATCTTTTCCAAAAATGAAAGATGCATTCATGAAGAAATGCGAATAATTTGTTTCGATTTTTGACTGAGAGGAAGTTAGTTGATATATTAGGAAATTCTTTAAGTATAAGGCAGATACATTTCTTTTGCTTTATTCATTATATCTATAGCGACTTTTACGACCTCTTCTTTATTAGTAAAAAATTCTAAGAAGAGGAGCTTATCCTCATAACTTATTCTAACTAAATTCATTCTCCGTTCTATACCAGAGATAAGTTCCAAGAGTTTGTTTGCATCCTTTCCACATGCATGATATTTTATCCCATTTATTAATATTATTTTACTATTTTCACAGAATTTTTTCTTTCTTTCTATAGCAGAAGGGGAAATCCTTAAATTTTCATTATACATTGCTTTAAAAATAAACTTATCAGACTTGCTTGTCAGCTTGGAGAATGGGTAGTATATTACGCTGTGTCTGGGCAGAAGAATTAAAACAGCCTCAGCTTTATTTAAATGATCTCTTTTTAATTCAAAAACAGCTTCAAATCCTACTAATGTTCCTAACATCTTGTATAGTTGATCTTTTGGATTTAATTTTTCCTGCAACTCTTTTGAAAAAGCCTTCATTTTGCTTATGTTAATTCTCTCTCCTCTGAAATAAAAAAAAGGGGTTACTCCTCCAAGTATTATTATAACGATTAATGCTAGATCTGTAGAACTCAGTCCTAATATCATTTCGTCTAAAGCACCTCTATTTTCTCTATAACCTTCTCAATTTTTTCAATAGAGATGACCTCATAATTCATTTGAGGAACTAAAATGAGTCTTGCCTCAGGAAATTTTTCCTTCAAATAGTTGATAACACTCAACCCGTTCTCATCTTTTTTGTATTTATTTATTACTACTGAACTAATCTTTATTCCTCTATTTTTAAGTGAATTTGAAAGTCTTTCGAGATCAACGATTGGGAGCTTCTCTGTTGTTGTGACTCCTATAATTTTTGTAAAATCGCTATTCATAAAAAGCTTTTTATTTCTTTCAATTTCTTCTCTCATCTGAATCAATTCTTTTAGTATTTTGTCATCTATCGTAACTTTTTTCCCTGCTTTTACAGATTCAATTACCTCTTTAAGACCTGCAATTTTCGATCTCAAGTCTATTAAGTTATCTACCCAAACTCCCTGAACCCACGGCAACCCTATTAGCCTTGAAGTTATGCTAGTTGCTGGTGTATCGACAATGATATATTTATATTCGTCCACTTTTCTAACAAGAGACACTATATAGTGAAGCATTGCTTCTATTTCTATTCCAGGAGAGTCTTTGAGCGTGTCAAAATACTTATCAAGATTTAAAGCTGTAATATCTTTATAAGAGTTTTTAAGAAGATTTATTGATTTACTCAGATACTCTCTAATCAGCTCATCAATATCAGCTTCGTTTGCAATCAAATTTTCAGCGATTCTTTTTTCCCTGTGTTCTAATTTATAGCCTAATACATCTCCAAGGTGATGAGCGGGATCTATAGATGTGACAAAGGTAGGTAATTGCTTACTTGCATAGATCGAAAGTATGGCAGAAAAAGTAGTCTTGCCAACACCTCCTTTCCCTACAATCATAACTAAGCCTTTTTCTTTAGGTAAAATCTGAGAAAGGGTCATTTTAACTACCTTCTTAATCCTCAAAATTTATTGCATCTATAATATCACCTAATGTGTCATCCACTCTCCTTCCTTTATTTTGCAAGAACTTGAGCTCATCTAATGCCATTGGGAGTATCCTTATAGTTACTGAACTGGGAGGGGAGGGCATTCCTATCATTCCACCAAAAACTAAAAGCAGGAAAACTGAAAGGTATTCACTATACTCCTTTTCAATTGATTGAATGGCATTCATTTTTGAATATTCTGGCAAGAAATATTTGATAAAAGAAAAAAAATTTTTAATTTTATTTATTAGCTTTTCCACTTATTTGTCACTTCTTTCTCTTTTTTCTAGTGACATTGATAAACTCTAATATTAATAAAATGTCTAATATTAGCAGTATAGCTACCATAGTGCTCAGAGAAGCACCTAAGTAAATTGCAGTTCCATTTCCAGTTGCTAACCCTGTTTGTAATTTTGGAATTGCAACTTTAAACTCATACCAGAAAAGTGCAGATGTCACTGTTATCCATAAGAAGAACGCTGGAACAAATGCTAATAAAGATTGTTTGAGCGACCTTCTTAATTCGTAGTAGACATATGAAGATGTAGTTATAAGCGCTAGAGCCGCTAAAAGCTGATTAGCACCAGCGAATGCCGGATATACATAATTCAGAGCACCTGTATAAGCTAAGCTACCTCCTATTAACAGAGCGACAAGGGATCCTAGATATCTGTTTGAAAGAATCTTATGGGCGGTTGGTGCTCTTATTCTCAATGGTTCTACAATCTCATTCCATGTGAATCGTGCAAGCCTGTTTGTGGTATCTAGAACGGCAAAATCAAATGTCGCAAACCACAGTCCTGCAAATAGAGTTCCTATAGCTAATGGTATATCGAATGCTTTATACCAAACAAAGCCGTAACTTCTGATAAACGATGGCAAGGTACTTGAAACCACATAATTATAAAGAACTGACTTGTTGGCCAATACTTGGTCTAGCGGTACATTGTTGTAATACGAATACGCAAAGGGGATCATAGTTGCCACCGATAGCGCAACAGTCATAGCAACAAGTCCCTCAGTAAGCATCCCTCCATATCCTATAGCTCGAGCATCTAGTTCTGAGTTCAATTGTCTTGCTGTAGTTCCTGATGCAACTAGGCTGTGAAATCCTGACAATGCACCGCAAGCTATAACTAGAACTATCGTAGGATATACAGGTGATGGTTGCCCACCAACAACTTTCCACGTAAATGAAGATAGCGCATCCAACTGAATAGGTGTTCTTGCTAATATTAGACCAATAACTCCCAAAATTATTCCTCCCCACATAATGTATACATTGAGGAAATCTCTAGGTTGCAAGAAGTACCATAGTGGTAGCCATCCTGCCATCCATCCGTAGATCAATAAGATCGTTATCCATGCATTAAAGTTGTTAATTACCAATGGGAGTTTATAGCCGGCGTACATCGCTAACAATAAGAGAACAACTCCTGTTACTATTGCATATGGTAGCTTGAAATTCAACTTGTATATTAAGACACCTACGAATATTGCAATTGGCATAAACCATAATATTGCTGTTGCTGTTGAGGGAGTTGACATAAATACTTGGACATCAAATATTACGAATGCTGCTATTATTAGTATTAATGCAAAAAGTATATACCATTGGAAGATATACTGAGTTCTTTTTGATAGAACTTGCCCGCTTACAAACGCAATAGTCTTTCCTTCGTGCCTTATAGATGCAATTAGGGCAAGATAATCATGTACAGCACCTAAGACAACGTTTGCTATTGCAATCCACAGTATCCCAGGAAGCCACCCCCAAGCCATTGCCATAGTTGGTCCTGCTATCGGTCCGGTCCCTGCAATAGCTCCTACATGATGCCCATAAAGGATGTACTTATTTGCAGGAACATAGTCTATTCCGTCAAAGTATTTATGTGCAGGAGTTATGTTTTCATCTTTTGCCTCAGCAATCCTCTTATGAAAATAACCTCCATAAAACTTATAGAAGAGAATATACCAAACTCCCAGTAATAGTAATATTAGCCACGCATATATTGTCATTTCTTTTCCCCTTCTTCAATTTCTTTCTTGGCACCGAGAATTTCAGTTCTAACTCTTGCGGCAACTTCTTTTGGTACCTCTCCTATCCAAAACCCTGGTCCAGCTAGAAGAAGTATTGTTCCTGCTACAAAGGTATATGCATCATCGCCTGCAATCATTCCGTTTTTCCAGTTTGCTAGGTATGAATAAAACATTAGTATTATTCCCAAAAAAGTCATTATCATTCCAGCTATTTGCTTCAGGTTCATTTCTCTAAGAACCTCTTTATTTGTATTTATTTTATATTTAAAAAGTATTTTGTATTTAAAGATATCTAACAAAAACATGTTAAAGTCATTATATTATAAAAGAATTATAAGTATATTTTTAAAAATAAAAAACATTTTTTATTATAATATTAATTTATGATATAATAAAAACCTTTTTTCTAAAAATATTCATATAGCTAGATGATATTTAACTGTTTAAAAAATGATGTATTAGAATTTGGTTTATTTATACCTATAGGGTAAAAACTTATGGAATATCATTTAATCTTTTTCTTTTAAAAAAAAGAGAATAACAAGTATAAGTAAAGCAAAAAGTTTATAAACAGAAAAAACGCTCTAACCAATTAGAATTATGATATAATTGATAGATTTTGATTTAAGTCCTCGTCTTTAATTCTAGAGGATGTTTAGATGCAATATATAGAATTTTAGTTAGCTTTTGCATTATAAGATAAATTGCAAAGATGGATGAAAATGAGTACCGGAAAAAACAATATCAAAAGAATCTCATCTATTGCGAAGATAAGAGAATCCATTATCAACTTAGTCCCGCCGCAAGCAATGATGACTTCTATAGAATTTGAAGGACCGGAAATTGCCATATATGTTAAAAACCCTGGAATCTTAATGGAGCAGATGGGCATAATAAGAGATATAGCTAAGACCATAAGGAAAAGAGTCGTAATAAGGACGGATCCATCAATAAGAAAGCCGGAAGAGGAGGCTAAAAAAATAATACTGGAAACCGTCCCAAAAGAAGCTGAAATAAAAGCTATAGAGTTTGATGACGTTCTTGGGGATGTTATAATAAAAGCCGAAAAGCCCGGTCTAGTTATTGGGAAAGGGGGCAATATAAGGAGAGAGCTTTTAGTAAAAACAGGATGGAGACCTACTGTTATAAGGGCGCCGCCCACCTCTTCGAAGATACTAGATAGCATATTAGGACAACTAATAGCAGAAAGCAATTACAGAAAAACGTTTCTTAGAAATATTGGAGAGAGAATACATAGAGACCTGCTTTTTAAAACGAACTCGATAAGAATTATTGCTCTCGGAGGATTTCAAGAAGTAGGAAGGAGCGCAATACTTGTAGAAACTAATGAAAGCAAAATTCTGCTAGATGCTGGAGTTAATCCCGGCTCTTCTAGCTTTCCATCAATAGCACCGAGATTTGATGTTGATGAGTTTAAAATAGAAGAGCTTGATGCCATTGTTATTACACATGCACATTTAGATCATGTAGGTATGTTGCCATTCCTCTTTAAATATGGGTACAATGGACCCGTATATATGACTAAAGCTACAAGAGATATAATGGTATTATCGCAACTGGACTTTCTAGATATAATGACGAAAGAAGGAAAAATACCTCCATATACTCAAAAAGAAGTGAAAAAAGCCGTACTTCATACAATACCTGTTGAATATGGTGATGTTACTGATATTGCACCGGATATCAGGCTAACTTTATATGACGCAGGGCACATATTGGGTTCGGCAATGGCTCATTTACACATAGGGAACGGTCTGCATAATATCGTGTATACAGGTGATTTTAAATATGCCCATACCAAGTTATTAAACAAAGCTACAGATAAGTTTCCGAGATTAGAAACGCTGATCATGGAAAGCACTTATGGTGAGACGAAGCAACCATCAAGAGCAGAGGCCGAAAGCAATCTCATTAATATAATAAGAAAAACTGTTCAGAGAGGAGGAAAAATA harbors:
- a CDS encoding aconitase X catalytic domain-containing protein, which gives rise to MFLTKEEESILNGAHGEIKALALKTIIKIGESLNAERLVDVSHVHASGLSYLTIGDAGLVFIESVVSKNAKVKVFSTLNPVGMDLDDWKKMGISEDFAEKQKRIVELVLKLGFDPTFTCTPYLIRKPFPGEHLAWGESSAVGMANTYYGAYTNREGGPITILSAIVGKIYEAGLHLKENRVPTVEIIIDGEIDLTDPSISGALGIIVGEKIKSGIPLFKRNRLTSFEAIKSYTAAVGANGDIAMSVIDGITPEYKDLIKKAGELEKVHIDANELKEIVKDSIDYIPDVVLMGCPHADLEEILNFSIQIKDCKKINVPVIISTSRYVSNKLNEMGLLQQLEEKGVIFIKDTCPVVSPFVSLKFKNIVTVSGKSLFYLPRMHDVKVAIVPFNKVGEVVCRKK
- a CDS encoding aconitase X swivel domain-containing protein, with product MQEKVRIRVKILNEGDAEGEIVAYNFPISFLGEVNAKNGEIIFKDKKISIKDKILIFPNTRGSTVGSYVIYALKYYNNAPKAIIVEKAEPILIAGCVLSGIPLAEDLEGNLLKEAKKYSKAKLDSKEGILFLY
- a CDS encoding energy-coupling factor ABC transporter permease → MHIPDGYLTESVWITCYVISLPIIIFSYIRLRSKLKKEELSTSFFAVITAAVFALQMVNYPLGPGGTTAHLIGTPLLSIIFGPEAGIVGLSIVLLIQALLFGDGGITTYGANTLNMAVTASVVSFFSYVLLRKLYKNEKGRIVAGAISGWLGIVSAAFMCGLELGLSKSTFGYGLSVTIPVMVISHAILGIVEGLVTGFAIYAIGKYRPDLLKR
- a CDS encoding PDGLE domain-containing protein; translation: MKKSTIIILLISIIAIFLGSTIFSYSYEPLDKVAEELNLTSKSIIQSPFPEYTVPGISEWIGGIISGIVGMAMIFLILMVLLKLGK
- a CDS encoding energy-coupling factor ABC transporter ATP-binding protein, with product MNLIAKLLNVSYAYPDGTKAVKNVSLELRRGNVICITGPNGSGKSTLLMILAALIFPQEGEVYLFGKKIDKKNASEVRKKIGFLFQNPDDMLFNPSVIEEISFGLIAKGVNREISNNLALEEMKKLKIENLAYKVPHRLSFGQRRLVSLASILVTDPSLLLLDEPTSNLDEKNRELIIERLMEFFGNRKDDWGAAIATHDNELIYICNEFFYMSEGELSRI
- a CDS encoding ArsA family ATPase encodes the protein MRIKKVVKMTLSQILPKEKGLVMIVGKGGVGKTTFSAILSIYASKQLPTFVTSIDPAHHLGDVLGYKLEHREKRIAENLIANEADIDELIREYLSKSINLLKNSYKDITALNLDKYFDTLKDSPGIEIEAMLHYIVSLVRKVDEYKYIIVDTPATSITSRLIGLPWVQGVWVDNLIDLRSKIAGLKEVIESVKAGKKVTIDDKILKELIQMREEIERNKKLFMNSDFTKIIGVTTTEKLPIVDLERLSNSLKNRGIKISSVVINKYKKDENGLSVINYLKEKFPEARLILVPQMNYEVISIEKIEKVIEKIEVL
- a CDS encoding carbon starvation CstA family protein, whose protein sequence is MTIYAWLILLLLGVWYILFYKFYGGYFHKRIAEAKDENITPAHKYFDGIDYVPANKYILYGHHVGAIAGTGPIAGPTMAMAWGWLPGILWIAIANVVLGAVHDYLALIASIRHEGKTIAFVSGQVLSKRTQYIFQWYILFALILIIAAFVIFDVQVFMSTPSTATAILWFMPIAIFVGVLIYKLNFKLPYAIVTGVVLLLLAMYAGYKLPLVINNFNAWITILLIYGWMAGWLPLWYFLQPRDFLNVYIMWGGIILGVIGLILARTPIQLDALSSFTWKVVGGQPSPVYPTIVLVIACGALSGFHSLVASGTTARQLNSELDARAIGYGGMLTEGLVAMTVALSVATMIPFAYSYYNNVPLDQVLANKSVLYNYVVSSTLPSFIRSYGFVWYKAFDIPLAIGTLFAGLWFATFDFAVLDTTNRLARFTWNEIVEPLRIRAPTAHKILSNRYLGSLVALLIGGSLAYTGALNYVYPAFAGANQLLAALALITTSSYVYYELRRSLKQSLLAFVPAFFLWITVTSALFWYEFKVAIPKLQTGLATGNGTAIYLGASLSTMVAILLILDILLILEFINVTRKKRKK
- a CDS encoding beta-CASP ribonuclease aCPSF1, producing the protein MSTGKNNIKRISSIAKIRESIINLVPPQAMMTSIEFEGPEIAIYVKNPGILMEQMGIIRDIAKTIRKRVVIRTDPSIRKPEEEAKKIILETVPKEAEIKAIEFDDVLGDVIIKAEKPGLVIGKGGNIRRELLVKTGWRPTVIRAPPTSSKILDSILGQLIAESNYRKTFLRNIGERIHRDLLFKTNSIRIIALGGFQEVGRSAILVETNESKILLDAGVNPGSSSFPSIAPRFDVDEFKIEELDAIVITHAHLDHVGMLPFLFKYGYNGPVYMTKATRDIMVLSQLDFLDIMTKEGKIPPYTQKEVKKAVLHTIPVEYGDVTDIAPDIRLTLYDAGHILGSAMAHLHIGNGLHNIVYTGDFKYAHTKLLNKATDKFPRLETLIMESTYGETKQPSRAEAESNLINIIRKTVQRGGKILVPVMSVGRGQEIMLILSEAFSKGQLQDIPVYIEGMVTEVTALHTHYPELMSQSVEKAIHLGENPFMNKNFVVVQSKDKRSEALEPGPCIILATSGMLNGGPSVEYLKSLAEDPKNSLIFVSYQVEGTLGRKIKDGQKELTFLNPDGKIETIKINMEIHSIEGFSGHSDKNELISFIENIEPKPKNIILNHGELSAIMSLYNSIEKRKYANRALSDIRVIAPSILDAIALI